The Drosophila yakuba strain Tai18E2 chromosome X, Prin_Dyak_Tai18E2_2.1, whole genome shotgun sequence DNA segment AACGCCGTCGAGTACTTCCAGCTGTTTGCCGATGCCGATGATGTGGACAACTGGATGTTGGACACCCTGCGCATTGTTTCCAGCGAGGACGTTGGTCGCGACGAGGCCAACGTACAGTCCCTCCTAAAGAAGCACAAGGACGTGGCCGACGAGTTGAAGAACTACGCCGAAGTGATCGATGCCCTGCACAAACAGGCGGAGAGCCTAAAGCTTAACGAGGCGGAAAAGGCCAATGTGGACAAGCGCCTGGAGTCGATCGACAACCGGTACAAGGAGCTCACCGAGCTGGCCAAACTGCGCAAGCAGCGACTGCTCGACGCGCTCAGCCTGTACAAGCTGATGTCCGAAGCGGATGGCGTGGAGCAATGGATCAAGGAGAAGACAAAGATGCTGGACACGATGACTCCTGGCAAGGACATCGAGGATGTGGAGATCATGAAGCACCGCTTCGAGGGTTTCGACAAGGAAATGAACGCCAATGCCTCGCGCGTCGCCGTGGTTAATCAACTGGCCCGCCAGTTGCTCCACGTCGAGCATCCCAACTCCGATGAGATACTGGAGAGGCAGAACCACCTCAACCAGGAGTGGTCTACCCTGCGGGAGAAGGCCGAGGCCAAGATGGATGATCTGAAGTCCGCTCATGGCGTCCAGACCTTCTACATTGAGTGCCGCGAGACCATTTCGTGGATTGAGGACAAGAAGCGCATCCTCACCGAAACCGACAGCCTGGAGATGGATCTGACCGGTGTGATGACCCTGCAGCGTCGCCTCAGCGGCATGGACCGCGATTTGGCCGCCATTCAGGCCAAGCTCTCGAGCTTGGAACGCGAGGCCAACAGCATCGAGGATGAGCATCCTGAGGAGGCCAAGATCATCCGCGAGCGCATTGCCCAGATCGAGTTGATTTGGGAGCAGCTCACCCAGATGCTCAAGGAGCGCGATTCGAAACTGGAGGAGGCCGGCGATCTGCATCGCTTCCTGCGCGATCTCGATCACTTCCAGACTTGGTTGACCAAGACCCAGACAGACGTCGCTTCCGAGGATACTCCCACTTCCCTGCCGGAGGCTGAGAAGCTTCTAAATCAACATCAATCGATCCGCGAGGAGATTGACAACTACACTGAGGACTACAAGAACATGATGGAGTACGGCGAGCAGCTGACCTCCGAGGGAAGCACCTCAGACGATCCGCAGTACATGTTCCTGAGGGAGCGCCTGAACGCCCTGAAGGATGGCTGGGAGGAGCTGCACCAGATGTGGGAGAACAGGCAGGTGCTGTTGTCGCAGAGCTTGGACCAGCAGCTGTTCAACCGCGATGCCCGCCAGACGGAGGTGTTGCTCAGCCAGCAGGAGCACTTCCTCAGCAAGGACGATACCCCAGTCAACCTGGAGCAGGCTGAGAACCAGCTGAAGCGCCACGAGGCCTTCCTCACAACCATGGAGGCCAACGACGACAAGATCAACACCCTGCTGCAGGTGGCCGACACCCTGGTGGAGAAGGATCACTTCGATGCGGACAAGATTGGCAAGCGTGCGGAGAACATTACCGGACGTCGGGATGACAACCGTCAGCGTGCTCTGGACCAACACGAGAAGCTCAAGAATCAGGTGAAACTGCACGAGTTCCTGCAGGATCTCGAGGAGCTGGCCGAGTGGGTGCAGGAGAAGTACGCCACCTCACAGGACGAGTCGTACAGGAGCGCAAAGACCATCCACTCCAAGTGGACGCGCCATCAGGCCTTCGAGGCGGAGATTGCCGCCAACAAGGAGCGTCTATTCGAGGCAGAGAAGTCCGCCCAGGAGCTGTCCAAGGAGAAGCCCGAGTTCAAGGACGTCATCGAGCCCAAGCTTAAGGAGCTGGCCAAGCAGTTCGACGACCTGGAGGTGCACACCAAGGAAAAGGGCGCCATGCTGTTCGACGCCAACCGCGAGGTGCTTGTCCAGCAGACATGCGACGACATCGACTCCTACATCACCGACCTGGAGAAGCAGATTGTCAGCGGAGACACTGCCAACGATCTGACATCCGTGAACATCCTGATGCAGAAGCAGCAGGTTATCCAGACCCAGATGGCGGTGAAGGCTCGCCAAGTGGAGGAGATCGACAAGCAGACCGAATACCTCCAGAAGACTGTGCCCGAGGAGAAGATCGAACCGATTGTGGTGAAGAAGACGGCCGTGCTCGAGCGCTTCGAAAAGATCAAGGCGCCGCTCCTGGAGCGCCAAAAGGCGTtggagaagaagaaggaggCCTTCCAGTTCTGTCGCGATGTCGAGGACGAGAAGCTCTGGATCGACGAGAAGCTGCCGGTAGCCAACTCACCAGATTACGGCAACTCCCTGTTCAACGTGCATGTGCTGAAGAAGAAGAACCAGTCGCTGGCCACAGAGATCGACAACCACGAGCCGCGCATCAATGCCATCTGCAACAATGGCCGCAAGCTGATCGACGAGGGCCACGAGGATGCCAAGAAGTTCGAGGCACTGATCAGCGATCTGACTCAGAAGTGGCAGGAGCTTAAGGACGCCATCGAGAACCGACGGAAGCATCTGCTGGAGTCGGAGAAGGTGCAGCAGTACTTCTTCGATGCCCAGGAGGCGGAGTCCTGGATGAGCGAGCAGGAGCTCTACATGATGGTCGAGGATCGCGGCAAGGACGAGATCAGTGCCCAGAACCTGATGAAGAAGCACGAAAACCTAGAGCAATCCGTGGAGGACTACGCCAACACCATTCGCCAGTTGGGCGAGGTGGCGCGTCAGTTCAGCGGGGATGACATCTCCTCCGGCGATGCCGTGGCCGTCAAGCAATCGCAGCTGGATAAGCTCTATGCTGGACTCAAGGATCTGGCTGGCGAGAGGAGGGCTCGCCTCAACGAGGCTCTGCAGCTGTTCATGCTGAGCCGCGAGGTCGACGATCTGGAGCAATGGATCACCGATCGCGAGGTTGTGGCCGGTTCCCAGGAACTGGGCCAGGACTTTGATCACGTCACCCTGCTGTCGGAGCGCTTCAATGAGTTTGCCCGTGACACGGAAGCCGTTGGCGGCGAGCGAGTGGCCAAGGTGAACGGCATTGCCGATAATCTCATCCAGGCCGGACACTCTGATTCCGCCACCATTGCCGAATGGAAGGACAACCTCAACGAATCGTGGCAGGATCTGCTGGAGCTGATCGAGACCCGCACCCAGATGCTGGCCGCTTCCCGGGAGCTGCACAAATTCTTCCACGACTGCAAGGATGTGTTGGGTCGCATCCTGGAGAAGCAGCACGGTGTGTCCGATGAACTGGGACGCGATGCCGGCTCCGTGTCGACGCTGCAGCGCAAGCACTACAACTTCCTGCAAGACCTCACCACCCTATACTCACAAGTGCAGCAGATTCAGGAAGAGTCTGCCAAGCTGCAGGACGCCTATGCTGGTGACAAGGCCAAGGAGATCACCAATCGGGAACAGGAGGTGCTCCATGCCTGGGACAATCTTCAGGCGATGTGCGATGCCCGCAAACAGAAACTGGCCGACACCGGCGACTTATTCCGCTTCTTTAACATGGTGCGCATCCTGATGATCTGGATGGAGGACCTCGTCCGCCAAATGAACACGTCAGAGAAGCCGCGCGACGTGTCCGGCGTGGAGCTGCTGATGAACAACCACCAGAGCCTTAAGGCCGAGATCGACACACGGGAGGACAACTTCGGTGCGTGCATCTCGCTGGGCAAGGAGCTGCTCACCCGCAACCACTACGCCTCCGCTGACATCAAGGATCGCCTGATGACGCTGAGCAATAGCCGCAATGCCCTGCTTCGCCGCTGGGAGGAGCGCTGGGAGAATCTCCAGCTGAGTGAGTAAAACTCTATATTCGAAAGGTACGCCCTTGGTAATAACCAATTTTCCATTGATTTCTTATAGTCCTGGAGGTGTACCAGTTCGCCAGAGACGCTGCCGTGGCCGAGGCCTGGCTGATCGCCCAGGAGCCTTACCTGCTCTCCTCGGAGCTGGGCCACACAATCGACGAGGTCGAGAACCTGATTAAGAAGCACGAGGCCTTTGAAAAGTCTGCCGCCGCCCAAGAGGAGCGCTTCAGTGCTCTTGAGCGTTTGACAACAGTGAGTGCTTGCTTGCGAATATATTTTTGAGGATAACCCATAACATTTAAACGTTCATTTTCGCTTTCAGTTTGAGCTTAAGGAAATGAAGAGGCGCCAGGAgctggcggaggaggcggagcGACAACGCAtcaaggaggagcaggaggccAAGGCCGCCTCAGAGGCGGCGGAACAGGCCAAACGAGAGGCTGAGCGACGCGACGACGTGGATGTTGGAGCCTCGCACGACGATTCAGGTATGAAGTATAAACTGTTACGTGGTATATATAGGATTGTTGAAAATAATACAGCAATATACACATTATTAATATAACAATAGCATTCAACATTTGTTGAATACAGCTCAAACattttatgtgtttattttcAACAATACTGTATCATAGTCCTGTTGTCCTTTgccatatccacatccaaatccatatcctcatccacatccatccCAGCCGCAGTGTCAAGATCCCAGTCAAGATAGCACTCAAGATCCTGCTGCAAATCTCGTCTAACCAAAATCTCTCTTAACGTTTTCTGTCATTCAATCATGCCTACTTAACCAAACTCAAACCAATCTCATCTTGCCACGGATTAACCAACTAACCAATCAACTTAAACCCATGAAGCGGCCAAAGACACGGCCGTCGAGTTCGAGCGCGTTGTCGAGATCCAAACAGGTATAAAGCATCATTATCTAGGCGCAGATCCATGGCCTTTCGCATCTATGTGATCCCATGGAACTTATTCATTTCGCTTGCGtttatttaatgttaatgttGAAAAAACCCCCTGGCAATGAAACcataaactaataaatttcTTGTCTGTTTCCTAGAACGAGGTGCAACCCCCGGCGCCGGCGAGGGTCACGAAGGCTATGTGACACGAAAACACGAGTGGGACTCGACCACCAAAAAGGCCTCCAACCGATCTTGGGACAAGGTAAGCTCATTTCCATTTAACTAATGGATATAAAAGCATTTTGCAAGAATGCTTAAAGCAGTTCaacattaaaatgtttgcaattATCACCCATAAACCTTTTTTGTTGCTCAGGTATACATGGCTGCCAGGGCCGGACGCATTTCTTTCTACAAAGATCAGAAGGGTTATAAGAGTAATCCCGAATTGACCTTCCGCGGTGAGCCCAGCTACGATCTGCAAAACGCTGCCATTGAAATTGCCAGTGATTACACCAAGAAGAAGCACGTTCTGCGAGTCAAGTGAGTAGCAAAAATATTATCCATATTGTGTATACCCATTTACTTATTTggatatattttatatattatctTTATACAGGCTCGCCAACGGAGCCTTATTCTTGCTGCAGGCCCATGACGACACCGAGATGTCCCAGTGGGTGACCTCCCTGAAAGCCCAGAGCGATTCGACAGCGGTGGCCGCCAGCAGATCCCAGACTCTGCCCGCCACCTCACAAAAGGACGAACCAAAGCGCAGATCGTTTTTTACTTTAAAGAAAAAGTAAACTAACAGCCGTAACGCAACCATAAGCAAGAGCAgctaattaaaacaaataacaaataatatgaTGACAAATGatataatacaaaatacaaaacgaCAACAAATTATACAGCAAAAATTAAGAAgaagcaaatatatatttttttttcatatatttaaacttatttcgtaatgagaaaaaaacaaaaaaaccgaCAAAAACTTGCAAGAGAAGAAGAACGAGCAAAACGTAAACAATTATTATGCTTATCAAATTTGCACGATAAATACTGCTATTATGATTAAACGTATgtatcttatttatttaaacaaatacaaagtaatataaagataaaaaaaaaatacaaaaaacatacaaaaaatttgAGGAAACCAACTCGTGTATGCATTTCAATGTATTCGataaataaacgaaatatTCCTTTAAAGTACACCAATTGCCGGCGAATTGATCAATTACCGCTATCGCTTATTGATTTTGGCAATCGAAGTGCAATTTATTGTGAAGGTTTCTTGAttgctatttttaaatgaattaagtTTGAAATTCCGGCAAAATATTCGTCGGATTTGGGTATGATCTACTGGTATCTATTGGCTCTTTTTTGTTGGAATAGTGGATCTAGACTTAATTATCAGACTGATCAGCCGATTGAAGGGAATCTCGAAGAACACCGTCATTACGATGGCCAAAAGGTAGCACACCACCGAACAGGAGATGGTCAGCATTATCTAGAAGCAAAAGAATAGTGCATTAATTATATAGATCGCAATAAACATAGTTATATGAACTCACTATCATGGTGTTGTCCGGTTTAACATCATTGTTGAAGGAGTGGTAGAAGTACATGATGACAATGGGATTCAGCAGGTAGATGGCGTAGGTGAACTTGCTGATCCGCTGCACCAGCTCCGACTGCAGGAGCGCCAGCAGCCAGCGCGTAGGAGCATATGAGTCGCTGTTGTCCGACTTGGTGCCGCAGATGATGAGATGGCTGGCCGATGTGGTCACCACAACTCGCAGAATGACCATGAATGTGACAATAATACTGGTGGCTGGCAGCTCATCCATGGCCACCTGACTTGTCAGCCAGCCAATGCCCACAATGGCCAACAATCTGACCCACCAATTTGGCATTACCAAATCGAAGGGAGTGCGCGTACCCTTGACGTGGGAGTAGGCATAGGAGCCACCAATTATGTAGGCGAGCATGCGGATGAACGGGCTCATGTACGACCACTCGTTGGTGTGGAATAGCTGCTCGAAATTGGAGCCCACCTCCTTGATCTCCATCATGACAATCGACAGCAAGGCGCTgaacaccagcagcagatgGATTAACCACCTGACCATATTTGGGTGCTTGGTGTGCGtgaagagcagcagcatcgcCATCATGTGCAGCTGCATGTCGCAGCCCAGCGACCAGGTCCACGATCCGCACATCACCTGAATGGGAAACAGGTTCTGGATGAACAAAAAGTTGCGTACGGCGTTGCGACGGCACAGCTCGTCCTGCGGATCGGTTATATGCAAAACGGACACTTGACGCTGGTACTCGATGACGACCACACCCGTCAGTATGATCACAAATTGCAGCGGAGCCAGCCGGCAGTATCGATGGATGAACTGTCTGAGGTAGCGACGCCCGTTACCCAGGAGTCCATCGCTGGCGATATCCTTTTGCAGTTGCTCATCCTTGATGAAATTCAAAACCGTCAAGTAACCACTGCGATGGTAAAAATAGTTTCGCTTAAGTTTGTGCTTCCACCTAAGGTACTCGGATTCCATTCTCACCTGACCACAAAAAAGATCTCCACCATGCTGGGCCAGTAGGTATGCCGCATGGTCATCGACACCAGCTTGCTCAGCATCTCGACCGACTGATCCACCGAGAAGTACTTGTACCAGATCACATGGACGCCAATCAATGAGAAGGCGGTGAACACTCGCAGTCCATTGATGGGTCTATTCTCCTGGCTGGGATTAACTGGCTTCCAGGCCAGCTGCCAGTTGGCGCCCAGATCAAAGCAGGCCAGGATGCGTGAGTGTTGGCCAAGGCCAGTGGAGGCCACGAGAGTCAATAGGAAGGTCACACCAGCCACTACAAAGAGCATTTGCACAGCTCCACTATCAAAGAAATGGGATTTAAGCTCTGGTTTCTTGGCATAAGCCAACTTGGCATCCATATCCCAGCAGTGGAAGGACCCTTTCTCGGCCATCGCTCTTCGGATGAGTTGCTCCACCTCCGGGACGTCACAGGTCGTGGGCATACAGAGGCCAATGTGCAGCAGGGGATTCTCTTTGATGGTCACCTCCAGTTGCCACGGCGAATTGGATTCTATGTAGGCCACCAGATAGTGGAATTTAATGGGCGAAACTGCGCGCAGCAGGCGAAAATTGCTGGAGGTCATATCCCGGAGCATCGGCTCATTGACGGCGCGGCAGGTGAATCTGTTGCCCAGCCAGGTGCTCTGGCCCATCATAAAGTTGGAGTAGCCCTCGCCGGAGGCGTCAATAGCTAGCAATTGCATTCAgtagcaaatatttaaatataagttatttatttaaataaaaagttatttttccGTGATTATTTGCGAGGACTTTTAAGCACCCTGCACACCTACCTTTCAGTGCCCAGGACTGCTGATCCTGCCAAGCTTTTCTCAGTTCCAACAGCTGCTCCTCACACTTGGACATTGTGGCATTTTGATGTTGAGGAACCATTTCGATGAGGTCCTTGAGCAGGGATTTTGATTCACAGTTCCCGACATCGCCGAGCACGGCGATAATTTGGATAAGTAGCAGAACGAGGAGCATGATTACGATCGGAGGATTGGGGGCAGAACACCTCAGTACTTCACGACAGACGCCGCACAACTAATTCTGTGCCGGGGATGAAGCAAAGTCTAAGCCGATCCACATAACCTCCGTTTATTTAGGGCCAAGTGATCCGTGACGCTCTTTAAGATCTGAGTAGTCGCTTTATAGTCCACATCTGTACTAAACCTGAGCTTGTTTTGTAGTTAGCACGAATGACAGCATGTTGGACTTCTCGACTGAGGTTTACCTGGTACGGGTACGGATAACCCATTTGTGTCGGAaattacttttacttttagGTTGtgcttattaatttaaataatgctAGAAAGAGTAAACACTAATACTACATTGTCAAGAAATTAGGCAGTTtattagaaaataataaatattctgCAAATagtaattaaacaaaatgcacGTTCAACCAGGTAAGCAACTAGTAACGATCGTACCTCTAATATGCAAAGTTCAGACATGGTCAATAAATTGGGCAGTTtattggaaaataataaatattttgcaaatagTAATTCAACAAATGCACGCTCAACAAGGTGAGCAACTAGTAACGAACGCACCTCTAATATACAAAGTTCAGAGAACCACTTCTGTAACGAACAGTAATTTTACATTCGACATTACATTGTTCCAAATTCTCTTATCCttttttacatacatatgtagtaGTCCACTTCGCATAGGAAATACATAGGTGCGCATCGTCACTACGTGAACTACCATCCGGAGGTGAGAAAGTCCAACTACTTTGGACAAAGGGCATAAAAACACGAATTAAACCCaagattttctttattttggcactttatttttattttaattgcaatttgtttattaatcaAAATTGTACAATAATATCGAATTAATATTAGTTATTTTAGTTAGTTTATCCATTTAACGGTATCTATACAACAAACGTTAATATTagtagtaaaaaaaaaaaacaaaaatgatcaaatagattatataattagatgtAGGCATTATATAGTATTATCAAATTACGATTGGAAGAGGCGTGGCAGGACAGTGGGAATGGCTTCCACATTACATATAGATTTTGTTCACTTATTTAACAATTAACTCAATTTGCAATTCGTCTTCCGTTAACTTCCGTCAACTATGCAGCTTTTTATAACCCATTTATTAATCAATTGGTTGATTGGccttatatttaaatttgctgCTTGTCAAATGAAACTAAAGCCCACGGCCGAGCATTTGTTAGCAAATAGTTAGGGATTAGGGTGACCTGGCAGGGATTTATGGATATGTATTCGAACAGAAAGTCAGTTACAGAGCGgcatatatagcatatatagcatttatataatttgattttgagaaaatgaattatttataattcaCTTTGAGCTGTGAAACAGTTCAGCATTTCATTTCTGTTCGATTTCTGAATATATAGTTCGAGATGGGAAGTTCGATTGTTCGCAAAATATAGGACGACTGTGTTTCGAGGGGATGCCGGGTCACTTGCGGTGGCGCAACTCAATGATGGTGGCACCCGAACCACGTCTCAggttctgctgctggtggttcTGGatgtggtgctggtggtgctgttgctggtggtgctgttgctgctggtggtggtgatggctCTGCTGATGGTCCACCTCGTTGCTGCGCCGCACAATGCTCGCCGTATCCTTGTTGAGCTCCACGGATGGCGGCGAACGCGAGTCCAGCGAGTACTTGGCCTGCAGCGGATACTTTCGCGATCCGTAATCTTCGTCGCCATGGATCACCCGGTAGAGGTC contains these protein-coding regions:
- the LOC6525700 gene encoding spectrin beta chain isoform X2; the protein is MTTDISIVRWDPSQGPGNEYIDEYEYDGGNSSSRLFERSRIKALAEERESVQKKTFTKWVNSHLCRVNCRIADLYVDMRDGKHLIKLLEVLSGERLPKPTKGKMRIHCLENVDKALQFLREQRVHLENIGSHDIVDGNASLNLGLIWTIILRFQIQDITIEEVDNKETKSAKDALLLWCQMKTAGYHNVNVRNFTTSWRDGLAFNAIIHKHRPDLVQFEKLSKTNAIHNLNNAFDVAEDKLGLAKLLDAEDVFVEHPDEKSIITYVVTYYHYFSKLKQETVQGKRIGKVVGIAMENDKMVHDYEHFTSDLLKWIETTIQSLGEREFENSLAGVQGQLAQFSNYRTIEKPPKFVEKGNLEVLLFTLQSKMRANNQKPYTPKEGKMISDINKAWERLEKAEHERELALREELIRQEKLEQLAARFDRKASMRETWLSENQRLVSQDNFGFDLAAVEAAAKKHEAIETDIFAYEERVQAVVAVCDELESERYHDVKRILLRKDNVMRLWTYLLELLRARRMRLEISLQLQQNFQEMLYILDNMEEIKQLLMTDDYGKHLMGVEDLLQKHSLVEADINILGERVKVVVQNSQKFLSDDPESYKPCDPEIIVSRVQQLEDAYAELVRLAVERRSRLEESRKLWQFYWDTADEENWIKEKEQIVSTDEVGHDLTTVNLMLSKHKALESEITSHDPQLQNVAKVGSELITEGHFGADRIKDRLKEILNKWDHLLDLTKYRRQRLENAVEYFQLFADADDVDNWMLDTLRIVSSEDVGRDEANVQSLLKKHKDVADELKNYAEVIDALHKQAESLKLNEAEKANVDKRLESIDNRYKELTELAKLRKQRLLDALSLYKLMSEADGVEQWIKEKTKMLDTMTPGKDIEDVEIMKHRFEGFDKEMNANASRVAVVNQLARQLLHVEHPNSDEILERQNHLNQEWSTLREKAEAKMDDLKSAHGVQTFYIECRETISWIEDKKRILTETDSLEMDLTGVMTLQRRLSGMDRDLAAIQAKLSSLEREANSIEDEHPEEAKIIRERIAQIELIWEQLTQMLKERDSKLEEAGDLHRFLRDLDHFQTWLTKTQTDVASEDTPTSLPEAEKLLNQHQSIREEIDNYTEDYKNMMEYGEQLTSEGSTSDDPQYMFLRERLNALKDGWEELHQMWENRQVLLSQSLDQQLFNRDARQTEVLLSQQEHFLSKDDTPVNLEQAENQLKRHEAFLTTMEANDDKINTLLQVADTLVEKDHFDADKIGKRAENITGRRDDNRQRALDQHEKLKNQVKLHEFLQDLEELAEWVQEKYATSQDESYRSAKTIHSKWTRHQAFEAEIAANKERLFEAEKSAQELSKEKPEFKDVIEPKLKELAKQFDDLEVHTKEKGAMLFDANREVLVQQTCDDIDSYITDLEKQIVSGDTANDLTSVNILMQKQQVIQTQMAVKARQVEEIDKQTEYLQKTVPEEKIEPIVVKKTAVLERFEKIKAPLLERQKALEKKKEAFQFCRDVEDEKLWIDEKLPVANSPDYGNSLFNVHVLKKKNQSLATEIDNHEPRINAICNNGRKLIDEGHEDAKKFEALISDLTQKWQELKDAIENRRKHLLESEKVQQYFFDAQEAESWMSEQELYMMVEDRGKDEISAQNLMKKHENLEQSVEDYANTIRQLGEVARQFSGDDISSGDAVAVKQSQLDKLYAGLKDLAGERRARLNEALQLFMLSREVDDLEQWITDREVVAGSQELGQDFDHVTLLSERFNEFARDTEAVGGERVAKVNGIADNLIQAGHSDSATIAEWKDNLNESWQDLLELIETRTQMLAASRELHKFFHDCKDVLGRILEKQHGVSDELGRDAGSVSTLQRKHYNFLQDLTTLYSQVQQIQEESAKLQDAYAGDKAKEITNREQEVLHAWDNLQAMCDARKQKLADTGDLFRFFNMVRILMIWMEDLVRQMNTSEKPRDVSGVELLMNNHQSLKAEIDTREDNFGACISLGKELLTRNHYASADIKDRLMTLSNSRNALLRRWEERWENLQLILEVYQFARDAAVAEAWLIAQEPYLLSSELGHTIDEVENLIKKHEAFEKSAAAQEERFSALERLTTFELKEMKRRQELAEEAERQRIKEEQEAKAASEAAEQAKREAERRDDVDVGASHDDSERGATPGAGEGHEGYVTRKHEWDSTTKKASNRSWDKVYMAARAGRISFYKDQKGYKSNPELTFRGEPSYDLQNAAIEIASDYTKKKHVLRVKLANGALFLLQAHDDTEMSQWVTSLKAQSDSTAVAASRSQTLPATSQKDEPKRRSFFTLKKK